The Mucilaginibacter mallensis genome has a segment encoding these proteins:
- a CDS encoding cell division protein ZapA: MGEISIKINIADRVYPLKVNMEEEEIIRRAAKLINDRVKEYQENYAVKDKQDLLSMCVLHYATSSLKAEKRVTVEDTDVAEKVYQLDHLLTEFFSK; the protein is encoded by the coding sequence ATGGGAGAAATCTCTATAAAAATAAATATTGCTGACAGAGTTTACCCCTTAAAGGTGAACATGGAGGAAGAAGAAATAATACGTAGGGCAGCTAAGCTGATTAACGACCGTGTAAAGGAATATCAGGAAAATTACGCGGTTAAGGATAAACAGGATCTGCTTTCAATGTGCGTGCTGCATTATGCAACATCATCATTAAAAGCGGAGAAGAGAGTTACAGTTGAAGATACTGATGTAGCCGAAAAAGTTTACCAGTTAGATCATTTACTAACCGAATTTTTCTCAAAGTAA
- the rny gene encoding ribonuclease Y — protein MDSSLYVIIGLLIGVGLGIIIGRFLLRKLFKAQENSAQNKAKLILKDAENNAEILKKNKLLEAKERFLQMKAEHEQEVNAKNNSLNQRENSFKQKEQSVNQRLENLTRKENEIDGVRKNLEKQTEIVTKKQEDVDSLKNQHVQQLETIAGLSADEARTQLIENLKDDARSKAMAQIKDIVDEAKLTATKEAKKIVIQTIQRTATESAIENTVSIFNIENDEIKGRIIGREGRNIRALEAATGIEIIVDDTPEAIILSGFDPVRREIARLAMHRLVTDGRIHPARIEEVVAKTKKQIEEEIVEIGERTVIDLGINGLHPELIRMVGRMRYRSSYGQNLLQHSREVANFCATMAAELGLNVKLAKRAGLLHDIGKVPDDNPELPHAILGMQLAEKYKEHPEVCNAIGAHHDEIEMTSMLSPIIQVCDAISGARPGARREVVESYIKRLKELEELALSYPGVEKTFAIQAGRELRVVVESEKISDAESEILAADISNRIQTEMTYPGQIKVTVIRETRSVAFAK, from the coding sequence ATGGATTCATCATTATATGTCATTATCGGCCTCCTGATCGGGGTCGGATTAGGCATTATTATTGGCCGTTTCCTGCTTCGTAAGCTTTTCAAAGCGCAGGAGAATTCGGCCCAAAACAAAGCAAAACTGATATTAAAGGACGCTGAAAATAACGCGGAAATTCTGAAAAAGAATAAATTACTGGAAGCTAAAGAGCGCTTTTTACAAATGAAAGCCGAGCATGAGCAGGAAGTAAACGCCAAAAACAATAGCCTTAATCAACGCGAAAACAGCTTTAAACAAAAAGAGCAATCGGTAAATCAACGCCTGGAAAATTTAACCCGTAAGGAAAACGAGATTGACGGTGTGCGCAAAAACCTGGAAAAGCAAACTGAAATAGTTACCAAAAAGCAGGAAGATGTTGATTCATTAAAGAACCAGCATGTGCAGCAGTTGGAAACTATTGCTGGCCTGTCGGCAGATGAAGCGCGTACCCAGTTAATTGAAAACCTTAAGGATGATGCCCGTAGCAAAGCGATGGCACAGATAAAGGATATTGTTGACGAAGCTAAACTTACTGCTACCAAGGAAGCTAAAAAGATAGTTATACAAACCATACAACGTACCGCTACCGAAAGCGCTATTGAAAACACCGTATCGATATTTAATATCGAGAATGATGAGATCAAGGGCCGCATTATCGGTCGTGAGGGTAGGAATATCCGTGCGCTTGAAGCTGCTACCGGTATCGAGATCATTGTTGATGATACCCCGGAAGCTATCATACTTTCAGGCTTCGACCCGGTTAGGCGCGAAATTGCAAGGCTTGCCATGCACCGTTTGGTAACAGACGGCCGTATACATCCTGCTCGTATTGAGGAAGTGGTTGCCAAAACCAAAAAGCAGATTGAAGAAGAGATAGTTGAAATAGGCGAACGTACAGTAATAGATTTAGGCATAAACGGCCTGCATCCTGAGTTGATCCGTATGGTTGGCCGTATGCGTTACCGTTCATCATACGGGCAAAACCTGTTGCAGCACTCGCGCGAGGTAGCCAATTTCTGCGCTACTATGGCGGCTGAATTAGGCTTAAACGTTAAGCTTGCTAAGCGTGCCGGTTTACTGCATGATATTGGTAAGGTGCCTGATGATAACCCTGAATTGCCACACGCGATATTAGGTATGCAGCTGGCCGAAAAATATAAAGAACATCCGGAAGTGTGCAACGCTATCGGCGCTCACCACGACGAGATCGAGATGACTTCCATGCTATCACCAATTATACAGGTTTGTGACGCCATATCAGGCGCAAGGCCGGGTGCAAGGCGCGAGGTGGTTGAAAGCTACATTAAACGCTTAAAAGAGCTTGAGGAGCTTGCTTTGTCGTACCCAGGTGTTGAAAAAACATTTGCTATACAAGCAGGCCGTGAGCTGCGTGTAGTGGTTGAAAGCGAAAAGATAAGCGATGCTGAATCAGAAATACTGGCGGCAGATATATCAAACCGTATACAAACTGAAATGACCTATCCGGGACAAATTAAAGTTACTGTAATAAGGGAAACCAGGTCGGTAGCGTTTGCTAAGTAA
- a CDS encoding Mpo1-like protein has translation MAKNKKPTPTKSPVPVKPGSLEFYFDKYAAAHQEPLNKVLHVIAIPLLMFSIFGLVWAIPFPYLKFLGKYNEDFNWSSFLIAACIYYYLKLSPVLSYMVLFILLGFSYIIMQLLQWQKFGGPELWQFSGLLFILASALLFAGYKKEGKKLSFEYRYKNILIAPLFLLHLVFRRFKIKY, from the coding sequence GTGGCAAAAAATAAGAAACCAACCCCAACAAAATCTCCAGTCCCCGTTAAACCTGGTAGCCTGGAGTTTTATTTTGATAAGTATGCCGCTGCGCACCAGGAGCCACTCAACAAAGTCCTTCATGTTATTGCTATTCCATTGCTCATGTTTAGCATATTTGGATTGGTGTGGGCTATACCATTCCCATATCTGAAATTTTTAGGAAAGTACAATGAGGACTTTAACTGGTCTTCGTTTTTAATAGCTGCATGTATCTATTACTACCTTAAACTATCGCCGGTATTATCTTATATGGTGTTGTTTATCCTGTTAGGTTTTAGCTATATCATAATGCAACTACTCCAATGGCAAAAGTTCGGCGGCCCGGAGTTATGGCAATTTTCCGGCTTGCTGTTTATACTGGCAAGTGCATTATTATTTGCGGGTTATAAAAAGGAAGGTAAAAAACTATCATTTGAGTATCGTTACAAAAATATACTCATAGCGCCTTTGTTCTTACTGCACTTGGTGTTCAGGAGGTTTAAGATAAAGTATTAA
- a CDS encoding response regulator transcription factor, with amino-acid sequence MRKRILVLDDNQDILDIIHEALLYQQFEVKVTLDSTTIINITQEYQPDLIILDYHLTGKNGQEICQLLKTHPDVGHIPVIICSAYVQKDTDLSAWGCDDVIAKPFGLEELTEKVNNLILG; translated from the coding sequence ATGCGCAAGCGAATATTAGTACTAGATGATAACCAGGATATACTTGATATTATTCACGAAGCACTGCTGTACCAGCAGTTTGAAGTTAAGGTAACGCTTGATAGTACTACTATTATTAACATAACGCAGGAATATCAACCCGATCTGATCATACTCGATTACCACCTCACCGGTAAAAATGGACAGGAAATTTGCCAGCTATTAAAAACCCACCCGGATGTGGGGCATATCCCCGTTATTATCTGCTCCGCCTATGTACAAAAAGATACCGACCTATCGGCCTGGGGATGCGATGATGTTATTGCCAAGCCATTTGGGTTGGAAGAGTTAACTGAAAAAGTGAATAATTTGATTTTAGGGTAA
- a CDS encoding gliding motility protein RemB, with the protein MQKLYTTYFRKLLLLTGIILFTTQVSRSQATYLPYSYQFDQKFNAEVYSVNNSFHSALKPYIIDSILNKRYNTLMNLGVDSTHKSWVYRKLFNEHLFDERTKEYTFYADYLPDLQLGRDFTDKITTYLNTRGYQLGGTIGNKFSFYTSGYEDQGRFATYYQNYINKIGFIPGEAYDRDYSTKTTDDWSYVTAIISYTPIKELNITLGQDKTFIGDGYRSLLLSDNAATYPLLRATATVGHVQYMMMWTNMEDLYAPKYDDFGNNRRKWAMFHYLDWSVTNRFSLGFFNALIAAEANDKGERHGFDVNYINPLVFASSLGPKTPYSDNVLMGFTSKYKIFDKTAVYAQLLLDRFNETDAPKNTGGYQIGIRGADLFKVTNFNYLFEFNTVKPYTYSSPQVISNYTDYGQSLGDPLGSNFKELIGILSYSIGKFDFQGQVNYASYGLGANGINYGNDVTLAFPAVVQTGSTGQGLSTKLYYGEGLVSYLINPKYNLRIEAGALFRDQKNNLGSAKTTMLTFGLRSTFRDLYHDF; encoded by the coding sequence ATGCAAAAACTATACACCACATATTTCCGCAAATTGTTATTGCTTACAGGTATTATTCTATTTACTACTCAGGTAAGCCGGTCGCAAGCAACATACCTGCCCTACTCTTATCAGTTCGACCAAAAATTCAATGCTGAAGTATATAGCGTTAACAATTCATTCCATAGCGCGCTTAAACCTTATATTATTGATAGTATTTTAAATAAAAGGTACAATACACTCATGAATTTGGGGGTTGACAGCACGCACAAAAGCTGGGTATACAGAAAATTATTTAATGAACATCTTTTTGATGAACGAACAAAAGAATATACTTTTTATGCCGATTATCTTCCCGACCTGCAACTAGGCCGTGACTTTACTGATAAGATAACTACCTATCTTAACACCCGTGGTTACCAGCTGGGCGGTACTATTGGTAACAAATTCTCTTTTTATACCAGCGGTTATGAGGACCAGGGCCGGTTTGCTACTTATTATCAAAACTATATTAATAAAATAGGTTTTATACCAGGGGAGGCATATGACAGGGATTATTCTACTAAAACAACTGACGATTGGTCATACGTTACCGCGATAATTTCATATACACCAATAAAAGAATTGAACATTACATTGGGACAGGATAAAACTTTTATTGGTGATGGCTATCGATCATTATTATTATCTGACAATGCGGCAACTTATCCGTTATTACGCGCTACTGCCACTGTTGGGCATGTGCAGTATATGATGATGTGGACCAATATGGAAGATCTTTATGCTCCTAAATATGACGACTTTGGTAATAACCGCCGTAAATGGGCCATGTTTCATTATTTAGACTGGAGCGTAACCAACCGTTTCTCATTAGGTTTCTTTAACGCGCTTATAGCCGCAGAAGCAAACGATAAGGGTGAAAGACATGGGTTTGATGTTAATTATATAAACCCGCTGGTATTTGCAAGCTCCCTTGGCCCTAAAACACCGTATAGCGACAATGTACTGATGGGTTTTACAAGCAAGTACAAAATATTTGACAAAACCGCTGTATATGCTCAATTACTGCTTGATCGCTTTAATGAAACGGATGCGCCAAAGAACACTGGTGGTTACCAAATAGGTATCCGCGGTGCCGACCTGTTTAAGGTTACTAACTTTAATTACCTGTTTGAGTTTAATACCGTTAAACCTTATACCTACTCATCTCCACAGGTTATTAGTAATTATACTGATTACGGCCAGTCTTTGGGCGATCCGCTGGGTTCAAATTTCAAGGAGCTGATAGGCATATTAAGCTACTCCATAGGTAAGTTTGATTTCCAGGGGCAGGTGAATTATGCCTCATACGGACTTGGCGCTAACGGCATAAATTACGGCAATGATGTAACACTGGCATTCCCTGCTGTTGTGCAAACCGGCAGCACCGGGCAAGGCCTGTCTACAAAATTGTATTATGGCGAAGGTTTGGTATCATACCTCATTAACCCTAAATATAACTTGCGTATTGAAGCCGGTGCGCTTTTCCGTGATCAAAAGAATAACCTTGGCTCAGCAAAAACAACCATGCTTACTTTTGGTTTAAGAAGCACTTTCCGCGATCTGTATCATGATTTTTAA
- a CDS encoding protein O-mannosyl-transferase family produces the protein MQYKRINNLLGWLCFVIASITYILTLEPSVSFWDCGEFISCAYRLQVAHQPGYPLFAMLGKIFSLLSMGDNTKVPFFTNMGSGLASGATIMFLFWSITALAKKMLLDKDEETDQPRILLIMGAGLVGALAFTYTDTFWFSAVETIVFAWSSLCTALVFWAILKWDARADEPGADKWIVMIAYVIGLSIGIHLLNLLTIPAIALVYFLRRSKNITVRSSIVAFLISVFILVFIQYGIRQYTIKFAAYFDLFFVNHLGFGFGSGAIVFFILLLIVIVAGIVYSIRNKKPILNLAFLCIAFIYLGYSSFAYIPIRATANTNLDNTHPDNAFTLNSYLNRDQYGETPLLYGPYYDAKPIDQTQGANIYRKGKTQYEIAGKKLTTIYDHNTILPRIYSTDGQDPQFYKEWLQIPDGKSPDIVDNFKFMFSWQMYQMYWRYFLWNFAGRYNDMDGQSSMFGIDGNWTSGIFDGTRHLPKSIVGGDKSNPLAGITYTPLYFLPLIIGLLGMIYHFNRRRKDALVVTLLWFFTGLAIVIYVNQPTVQPRERDYSYVGSFYAFAIWIGLGVIALAEILRKFLTAQVATIGATTVCLLAGPVLLASKEWKNHDRSTKMTPHDMAYNYLISCPPNAILFTYGDNDTYSLWYDQEVEGIRPDVRIVNLSLFTGDWYIKQMTHKMNESAPLPITMPFEKYEDGVRDVIYYNDAKIPGYVDIKDVFDFISSDDKRTMLEYQSGESANYLPTKKIKMTINPDEIIANGVVPASERNRLTDTLKFTYTSNYVMKDNLAMFDILAHNGWKRPICFTVTVGPENLIGLQPYLYKEGFVYHLIPFKPDTASHDQMEKVNTDVMYNNVVNKFKWGNFKTAKYLDHESTTMFYPVMMTTFLDLTQSLMQAGKLDSARKVLAKYDQEMPDINPFIDVVARKFYLAQAAYNLHDIVMGNKFVTGIDDYLTDQLDYNYYQLQNNSTDLSLRDINISVQLIGGMMEFTKDNHQTALYNKLSAQFKDYQAKFASVLRQQQPQQ, from the coding sequence ATGCAATACAAAAGAATCAATAACCTTTTAGGCTGGCTTTGCTTTGTTATAGCCTCAATTACTTATATTTTAACATTAGAGCCATCCGTAAGTTTTTGGGATTGCGGCGAATTTATATCATGTGCCTACCGTTTACAGGTTGCCCACCAACCGGGCTATCCATTGTTTGCCATGCTGGGTAAGATATTCTCCCTGCTTTCAATGGGCGATAACACTAAAGTGCCTTTCTTCACCAATATGGGTTCGGGCCTGGCGAGCGGGGCAACTATTATGTTCCTGTTTTGGTCAATAACTGCGCTGGCTAAAAAAATGCTGCTCGATAAAGATGAAGAAACAGATCAGCCACGTATCTTATTAATAATGGGTGCAGGTTTAGTAGGTGCCCTGGCATTTACTTATACTGATACCTTTTGGTTCTCGGCTGTTGAAACCATCGTTTTTGCATGGTCATCATTATGTACCGCTTTAGTTTTCTGGGCTATATTAAAATGGGATGCCCGCGCTGATGAGCCTGGCGCTGATAAATGGATAGTGATGATAGCCTACGTTATCGGCTTATCTATAGGTATACACTTATTGAATTTATTAACCATACCTGCTATAGCGCTGGTTTATTTTTTACGCAGATCAAAAAATATTACTGTTCGCAGCAGTATCGTCGCCTTTTTAATAAGCGTATTTATATTGGTATTTATCCAATACGGCATCAGGCAGTATACTATAAAGTTTGCTGCTTATTTCGATCTGTTCTTTGTTAATCATCTGGGCTTCGGTTTCGGCAGCGGTGCTATTGTATTCTTTATACTGCTATTAATTGTAATAGTTGCAGGTATAGTTTACAGCATACGCAACAAAAAACCAATTTTAAACCTGGCATTTTTGTGTATAGCATTTATTTATTTAGGCTACAGTTCTTTTGCTTATATCCCTATCAGGGCAACAGCTAACACAAATCTGGATAACACCCATCCTGATAACGCATTTACGCTGAATAGTTACCTTAACCGTGATCAATACGGCGAAACGCCGTTGCTTTACGGGCCGTATTATGATGCAAAGCCTATTGATCAAACCCAGGGCGCTAACATCTACCGTAAGGGAAAAACTCAATATGAAATTGCTGGCAAAAAGTTAACAACCATTTACGATCACAATACCATTTTGCCGCGTATATACAGTACTGATGGCCAGGATCCTCAGTTTTATAAAGAGTGGTTGCAGATACCTGACGGAAAAAGCCCTGATATTGTTGACAACTTTAAGTTCATGTTCAGCTGGCAAATGTACCAGATGTACTGGAGATACTTTTTATGGAATTTTGCCGGCCGTTATAACGATATGGACGGGCAATCGAGCATGTTTGGTATTGATGGTAACTGGACAAGCGGTATTTTCGACGGCACAAGGCATCTGCCAAAATCAATTGTTGGCGGCGATAAATCAAATCCTTTGGCCGGCATCACTTACACACCATTATATTTTCTTCCGCTTATAATTGGCTTGCTGGGAATGATATATCACTTTAACCGCCGAAGAAAAGATGCCTTAGTAGTAACATTGCTGTGGTTCTTCACCGGTTTGGCTATTGTAATATATGTTAACCAGCCAACGGTACAGCCGCGTGAGCGTGATTATTCTTACGTAGGCTCATTCTATGCCTTTGCTATCTGGATAGGTTTAGGGGTTATTGCCCTTGCCGAAATACTCCGTAAGTTTTTAACTGCGCAGGTGGCAACTATTGGTGCAACCACTGTTTGTTTGCTTGCGGGCCCTGTATTGCTGGCAAGCAAAGAATGGAAAAATCATGACAGGTCGACTAAAATGACACCGCATGATATGGCTTATAACTATCTGATATCGTGCCCGCCAAATGCTATATTGTTTACGTATGGCGATAATGATACCTACTCGTTATGGTACGACCAGGAAGTGGAGGGCATAAGGCCCGATGTGCGCATTGTGAACCTGAGCTTATTTACCGGTGACTGGTACATTAAGCAAATGACGCATAAGATGAATGAATCGGCACCGCTGCCTATCACTATGCCTTTTGAAAAGTATGAAGATGGTGTACGCGATGTGATCTATTATAACGATGCCAAAATACCTGGCTATGTTGATATAAAGGATGTATTTGATTTTATATCATCAGATGATAAACGCACCATGCTGGAATATCAAAGTGGTGAGAGTGCCAATTACCTGCCAACCAAGAAAATTAAGATGACCATCAACCCTGATGAGATTATTGCTAACGGTGTGGTACCGGCAAGTGAAAGAAACAGGCTTACAGATACCCTTAAATTTACATATACATCAAACTATGTAATGAAAGATAACCTGGCCATGTTTGATATATTGGCGCATAACGGGTGGAAAAGGCCAATATGCTTTACCGTTACTGTTGGGCCTGAAAACCTGATCGGTTTGCAGCCGTACCTATATAAAGAAGGTTTTGTATACCACCTGATACCTTTCAAGCCAGATACCGCTTCACACGATCAGATGGAAAAGGTTAATACTGATGTGATGTATAATAACGTGGTAAACAAGTTTAAATGGGGCAATTTTAAAACTGCCAAGTATCTTGACCACGAATCAACCACTATGTTTTATCCTGTAATGATGACCACTTTCCTTGATCTTACACAAAGTTTGATGCAAGCGGGCAAACTTGATTCAGCACGTAAAGTACTGGCGAAATACGATCAGGAAATGCCGGATATAAATCCGTTTATTGATGTAGTGGCCCGTAAATTTTACCTGGCACAGGCAGCCTATAATCTGCATGATATTGTAATGGGTAATAAGTTTGTAACCGGTATAGATGATTATCTGACCGATCAGCTGGATTATAATTACTACCAATTGCAAAATAATAGTACGGATCTGAGTTTGCGTGATATAAACATAAGCGTTCAGCTAATTGGTGGTATGATGGAATTTACGAAGGATAATCATCAAACGGCGCTATACAATAAACTGTCAGCACAGTTTAAAGACTATCAAGCAAAATTTGCTTCTGTTTTAAGGCAACAACAGCCACAGCAGTAG